From Rhinatrema bivittatum chromosome 5, aRhiBiv1.1, whole genome shotgun sequence, the proteins below share one genomic window:
- the SLITRK1 gene encoding SLIT and NTRK-like protein 1 codes for MLLWILLLETSLCFAAGNVTRDVCKEKICSCNEVEGDLHVDCEKKGFSNLQHFTAPTSQFYHLFLHGNSLTRLFPNEFANFYNAVSLHMENNGLHDIVPGAFLGLQLVKRLHINNNKIKLFKRHAFLGLDDLEYLQADFNLLRDIDPGAFRDLNKLEVLILNDNLISTLPNNVFQYVPITHLDLRGNRLKTLPYEGVLEQIPGIAEILLEDNPWDCSCDLFSLKEWLENIPKNALIGRIICEAPTRLQGNDLNETTEQDLCPSKNGVDSGLAAPPPQEETCDPGPIPTPFKINSQNEAATLGSAANGGTKIPGNWQIKNRPTPAISTIFAKKMSVNIPCPSVCSCGQQIPGSGLKVDCSNKNVNSLADLEPKPSNVQELFLRENKIHTLRKSHFLDYRNLSLLDLGNNNIGIVENNTFQNLFELRWLYMDKNCLDTLMPEKFTGLQNLEYLNLEFNFIQLILPGTFNPVPNLRILILNNNLLKSLPVDVFAGISLSKLSLHNNYFMYLPVAGVLDQLTSIIQIDLHGNQWDCSCNNVPFKQWAERLGTEVIVSDLKCYFPEEFWGKDFKFLSNEMMCPLLYAKISPTSSSNKNSTGLAETGTHSNSYLETSRVSISVLVPGLLLVFVTSAFTVVGMLVFILRNRKRSKRRDANSSASEINSLQTVCDSSYWHSGPYNADGTHRVYDCGTHSLSD; via the coding sequence ATGCTGCTTTGGATTTTGTTGCTGGAGACGTCTCTTTGTTTTGCCGCTGGAAACGTTACAAGGGACGTTTGCAAAGAGAAGATCTGTTCCTGCAACGAGGTAGAAGGGGATCTTCACGTAGACTGTGAGAAAAAGGGATTTTCAAACCTGCAGCATTTTACCGCCCCCACTTCCcagttttatcatttatttttgcatggaaattccCTAACGCGACTTTTCCCTAATGAGTTTGCTAACTTTTACAATGCAGTCAGCTTACACATGGAAAACAACGGCTTGCATGACATTGTTCCGGGGGCTTTTCTTGGATTGCAGCTGGTGAAACGTCTGCACATAAATAACAACAAGATCAAATTGTTCAAACGGCATGCCTTTCTGGGGTTGGACGATCTGGAATACCTTCAGGCTGATTTTAATTTGCTAAGGGATATTGACCCCGGAGCGTTTAGGGACTTGAACAAGCTGGAGGTTTTGATTTTAAATGATAATCTCATCAGCACCCTGCCTAACAACGTGTTTCAGTACGTCCCGATCACCCACCTGGACCTCAGGGGAAATCGACTCAAAACCCTGCCTTACGAAGGGGTCTTGGAGCAGATACCAGGCATCGCCGAAATCCTTCTAGAGGATAACCCCTGGGATTGCAGCTGTGATCTGTTTTCTCTGAAAGAGTGGTTGGAAAACATCCCTAAAAATGCCTTGATCGGTAGGATCATCTGCGAAGCGCCCACCAGACTGCAGGGCAACGATCTGAATGAAACCACCGAGCAAGACCTGTGTCCCTCGAAAAACGGAGTGGATTCCGGTCTGgctgctccccctccccaggagGAGACCTGCGACCCTGGCCCGATACCAaccccctttaaaataaatagccAGAACGAAGCAGCTACCCTGGGATCCGCCGCCAACGGGGGCACAAAGATCCCAGGCAACTGGCAGATAAAAAACAGACCCACTCCGGCTATTTCCACAATTTTCGCAAAAAAGATGTCGGTTAACATCCCCTGTCCCTCGGTTTGTAGCTGCGGTCAGCAGATCCCCGGCTCGGGATTAAAGGTCGATTGCAGTAACAAGAATGTGAACAGTTTGGCCGATCTGGAGCCCAAGCCTTCTAATGTGCAGGAGCTGTTCCTGAGAGAGAATAAAATACACACCCTCAGGAAATCGCATTTTCTGGATTACCGAAACCTCAGTCTCTTGGATCTGGGAAACAACAATATCGGAATCGTAGAGAATAACACCTTTCAGAACCTATTTGAACTCCGATGGTTGTACATGGATAAGAATTGCTTAGACACGTTAATGCCTGAAAAATTCACAGGGCTACAAAACCTGGAGTATCTCAATTTGGAGTTTAACTTTATTCAGTTGATTCTTCCGGGCACCTTTAACCCTGTGCCTAACCTTAGGATTCTGATCCTTAACAACAATCTCCTGAAATCCCTCCCTGTGGATGTGTTTGCAGGTATTTCTCTTTCCAAACTCAGTCTGCACAACAATTATTTTATGTACCTCCCTGTGGCTGGGGTGTTGGATCAGCTGACCTCCATCATACAAATAGACTTACATGGCAACCAGTGGGACTGTTCCTGTAATAATGTGCCTTTCAAACAATGGGCAGAACGACTGGGGACCGAGGTGATTGTGAGCGATCTCAAGTGTTATTTCCCGGAGGAATTCTGGGGGAAGGATTTCAAGTTCCTTTCCAATGAAATGATGTGCCCTCTGTTGTATGCAAAAATCTCGCCCACATCCAGCTCCAATAAAAACAGCACGGGGCTTGCGGAGACAGGCACTCATTCCAATTCCTACTTAGAAACCAGCAGGGTATCTATCTCTGTTCTGGTACCTGGACTCCTGCTGGTGTTTGTCACCTCTGCCTTTACAGTGGTTGGCATGCTGGTGTTTATCCTAAGGAACAGAAAGAGATCAAAGAGAAGGGATGCTAACTCATCTGCATCTGAAATCAATTCCTTGCAGACAGTGTGCGATTCTTCATACTGGCACAGTGGCCCCTATAATGCAGATGGGACCCACAGAGTATACGATTGTGGGACGCATTCACTGTCAGACTAG